In Providencia sneebia DSM 19967, one DNA window encodes the following:
- the mazG gene encoding nucleoside triphosphate pyrophosphohydrolase, whose translation MSSTIPQIERLLNIMSKLRDPENGCPWDKKQTFKTIAPYTLEETYEVIDAIEREDFGDLKGELGDLLFQVVFYAQMAKEQSRFDFDEICQAISEKLERRHPHIFDPEHHANHDVAKGWEKIKAKEREQKSQFSILDDIPSALPALMKAYKIQGRCASVGFDWDTLGPVVAKVHEELDEVMDEAYQVNIDEQRLEEEIGDLLFATVNLSRHLGFKPEIALNKACQKFTKRFCQIEKRLADDGKTPETATLDEMELHWQQIKQQEKQSF comes from the coding sequence ATGAGCTCAACAATTCCACAAATCGAACGTTTGCTTAATATTATGAGCAAACTTCGCGATCCCGAAAATGGTTGCCCTTGGGATAAAAAACAAACCTTTAAAACCATAGCTCCTTATACACTAGAAGAAACTTATGAGGTGATTGATGCTATTGAGCGGGAAGACTTTGGTGACTTAAAAGGTGAACTTGGTGATTTACTTTTTCAAGTTGTTTTCTATGCTCAAATGGCAAAAGAGCAATCTCGATTCGACTTTGATGAAATTTGCCAAGCCATCAGCGAAAAATTAGAGCGACGTCATCCACATATTTTCGATCCTGAACACCATGCCAATCATGATGTTGCGAAAGGTTGGGAAAAAATTAAAGCTAAAGAGCGTGAACAAAAATCGCAATTTTCAATATTAGATGATATTCCGAGTGCATTACCTGCACTGATGAAAGCCTATAAAATTCAAGGCAGATGCGCATCAGTCGGTTTTGATTGGGATACATTAGGACCTGTTGTTGCGAAAGTTCATGAAGAGCTTGATGAGGTGATGGATGAAGCTTATCAAGTGAATATTGATGAGCAACGACTTGAAGAAGAGATTGGTGATCTATTATTTGCTACGGTTAATTTATCTCGCCATTTAGGCTTCAAACCCGAGATTGCCTTAAACAAAGCTTGCCAAAAATTTACCAAACGTTTTTGTCAAATAGAAAAACGTCTTGCTGATGATGGAAAAACGCCAGAAACTGCTACACTTGATGAGATGGAGCTACATTGGCAGCAAATAAAACAACAAGAAAAACAATCATTCTGA
- a CDS encoding efflux RND transporter permease subunit: MPKFFIDRPIFAWVIAIITMLAGLLAIIKLPVAQYPTIAPPSVSISANYPGADASTVQNTVTQVIEQNMNGIDNLVYMSSTSDSSGSASIMLTFEAGTDGDIAQVQVQNKLQLAMPLLPQEVQQQGISVDKSTSSFLMVAGFVSKDGSMGQYDIADYVGSNIKDPLSRVNGVGETQLFGTQYAMRIWLKPEQLVKYNMTTTDVINAIKVQNNQVAAGQLGGTPPVSGQRLNVSIIAQTRLNNPEEFANILLRVNQDGSQVRLKDLAVVELGAENYSTIARFNGMPAAGIGIKLATGANALDTANNVRAALAEMEPFFPEGLEIVYPYDTTPFVKISINEVVKTLIEAIMLVVVVMYLFLQNIRSTLIPTIAVPVVLLGTFAILAVFGYSINTLTMFAMVLAIGLLVDDAIVVVENVERVMQEEGLPPKEATKKSMEQIQGALVGIAMVLSAVFIPMAFFGGSTGAIYRQFSVTIVSAMILSVLVAMILTPALCATILKPIKPGEHGNQKGFFGWFNRTFEKQAHHYTDSVSRMLNGTGRYLVIYLLLVAVMAVMFIRLPSSFLPEEDQGVFLTMVQLPPGSTQEQTQAVLDEVNTYFHTAEKRNVESVFTVGGFSFAGQGQNMGLAFVVLKNWSERKGDENHVEAIVQRANIGLSQKQEALIYAFNLPAIVELGTANGFDFELVDQGNLGHDALMAARNQLLGLAAQHPEILQGVRPNGQDDTSQYRIYIDQQKAQAQGVAISDINATLSSVFGGTYVNDFIDRGRVKKVYVQGDAESRMLPSDISALYVRNAQGNMVPFSAFLDESQDPWKYGSPRLERYNGVPAMNIQGQAAPGQSTGDAMLMMEKLTTENLPKGIGYEWTGMSYQERLSGNQAPALYAISLIVIFLCLAALYESWSIPFSVMLVVPLGIIGALLFTSVRGLDNDVYFKVGLLTTIGLSAKNAILIVEFAKDLMDKEGKGLVEATLNAVKMRLRPILMTSLAFMLGVIPLVFSNGAGSAAQNSVGTGVLGGMFAATSLAIFFVPVFFVVIRRRFSKNADDVDHSQTPKVQ, encoded by the coding sequence ATGCCTAAGTTTTTTATTGATAGACCAATTTTTGCGTGGGTAATTGCGATTATCACCATGCTTGCTGGTCTGCTGGCAATTATCAAGTTACCTGTGGCGCAGTATCCAACGATTGCCCCCCCATCTGTTTCTATCTCGGCTAACTATCCGGGCGCAGATGCATCAACGGTACAAAACACAGTAACTCAGGTTATCGAACAGAATATGAACGGTATCGATAACTTGGTGTATATGTCATCAACTAGTGACTCATCAGGCTCTGCCAGCATTATGCTGACATTCGAAGCAGGTACTGATGGTGATATTGCGCAAGTTCAGGTGCAGAACAAATTGCAACTGGCGATGCCATTACTTCCACAAGAAGTACAACAACAAGGTATCAGTGTTGATAAATCAACCAGCTCATTCTTAATGGTTGCTGGTTTTGTTTCCAAGGATGGTTCAATGGGACAATATGATATTGCCGACTATGTTGGTTCAAATATCAAAGATCCCCTTAGCCGTGTGAATGGTGTCGGTGAAACTCAGCTGTTTGGTACGCAATATGCAATGCGCATCTGGTTAAAACCAGAGCAACTTGTTAAGTACAACATGACCACCACTGATGTTATCAATGCCATTAAAGTGCAAAACAACCAAGTTGCCGCAGGTCAATTAGGGGGAACACCTCCTGTTAGCGGTCAGCGCTTGAACGTTTCAATTATTGCGCAAACGCGTTTAAACAATCCTGAAGAATTCGCCAATATTCTATTGCGTGTAAATCAAGATGGTTCTCAAGTTCGTTTGAAAGATCTCGCTGTCGTTGAACTTGGCGCTGAAAACTACAGTACTATTGCTCGTTTTAATGGTATGCCAGCTGCGGGTATCGGTATTAAGCTAGCAACCGGTGCAAACGCACTGGATACAGCAAATAACGTTCGTGCTGCTTTAGCAGAAATGGAACCCTTTTTCCCTGAAGGGTTAGAAATCGTCTATCCATACGATACAACGCCATTCGTTAAGATATCTATTAACGAAGTGGTAAAAACCTTGATCGAAGCAATTATGTTGGTTGTTGTCGTTATGTATCTGTTCCTACAGAATATTCGCTCAACATTGATCCCAACAATTGCCGTTCCTGTCGTATTGTTAGGAACATTCGCCATCTTGGCTGTGTTTGGGTATTCCATCAACACCTTAACCATGTTTGCGATGGTATTGGCTATCGGTCTACTTGTCGATGATGCCATCGTTGTTGTTGAGAACGTTGAACGGGTAATGCAAGAGGAAGGTCTTCCTCCTAAAGAAGCAACCAAAAAATCCATGGAACAAATCCAAGGTGCATTGGTTGGTATTGCAATGGTGTTATCTGCGGTATTCATCCCAATGGCATTTTTTGGCGGCTCAACTGGGGCAATTTATCGCCAGTTCTCCGTCACAATTGTTTCTGCGATGATCTTGTCCGTGTTGGTTGCAATGATCTTAACACCTGCATTATGTGCAACGATTTTGAAACCTATCAAACCGGGTGAGCATGGCAACCAAAAAGGGTTCTTTGGTTGGTTTAACCGCACATTCGAAAAACAAGCTCACCACTATACTGATAGTGTGAGCCGCATGCTAAATGGTACAGGTCGTTATCTGGTCATTTATTTGCTGCTTGTTGCCGTGATGGCAGTCATGTTTATTCGCCTTCCTTCTTCATTCCTTCCTGAAGAAGACCAAGGTGTGTTCTTAACTATGGTGCAATTGCCACCAGGTTCAACACAAGAACAAACACAAGCCGTTTTAGATGAAGTTAACACTTACTTCCATACAGCAGAAAAACGTAATGTTGAGTCAGTCTTTACCGTTGGGGGCTTTAGCTTTGCGGGTCAAGGACAAAACATGGGCTTGGCGTTCGTCGTTCTGAAAAACTGGAGTGAGCGTAAAGGCGATGAAAACCATGTTGAAGCAATAGTCCAACGTGCAAATATCGGATTATCGCAAAAACAAGAAGCTTTGATTTATGCCTTTAACCTGCCAGCGATTGTTGAATTAGGTACGGCTAACGGGTTTGACTTTGAGCTTGTTGACCAAGGTAACTTAGGACATGATGCCTTAATGGCCGCTCGTAACCAGTTACTAGGCTTAGCAGCTCAACATCCAGAAATATTGCAAGGTGTTCGCCCTAACGGACAAGATGATACTTCACAATATCGTATCTACATTGACCAACAAAAGGCGCAAGCACAAGGTGTCGCAATTAGTGATATCAATGCGACATTAAGTTCAGTATTTGGTGGAACTTACGTAAATGACTTTATCGACCGTGGTCGTGTGAAGAAAGTTTATGTGCAAGGTGATGCAGAAAGCCGCATGTTGCCTTCTGATATCAGTGCATTATATGTCCGTAATGCGCAAGGAAACATGGTGCCATTCTCTGCATTCTTGGATGAATCTCAAGATCCGTGGAAATATGGTTCACCACGTTTAGAGCGTTATAACGGCGTTCCAGCAATGAACATTCAAGGCCAAGCAGCACCAGGACAAAGTACCGGTGATGCCATGCTTATGATGGAGAAATTAACGACCGAGAACTTACCTAAAGGGATTGGTTATGAATGGACTGGCATGTCATATCAAGAGCGCTTATCGGGTAACCAAGCGCCTGCACTGTATGCTATTTCATTGATTGTTATCTTCTTATGTCTAGCAGCATTGTATGAAAGCTGGTCTATACCGTTCTCAGTTATGCTAGTTGTTCCGCTCGGTATTATTGGTGCGTTACTGTTTACCTCTGTCCGAGGTTTGGATAATGACGTTTACTTTAAGGTCGGTCTCTTAACCACTATCGGTTTATCAGCGAAAAACGCCATATTGATTGTCGAATTCGCCAAAGACTTGATGGATAAAGAAGGTAAAGGGTTAGTTGAAGCTACGCTAAATGCAGTTAAAATGCGTCTTCGTCCAATCTTAATGACCTCTTTGGCCTTTATGCTAGGTGTTATTCCATTAGTATTCAGTAATGGTGCAGGTTCAGCGGCACAGAACTCTGTTGGTACAGGTGTTCTAGGTGGTATGTTTGCTGCAACTTCATTAGCTATCTTCTTTGTTCCAGTGTTCTTCGTCGTGATCCGTCGCCGATTCTCGAAAAATGCTGACGATGTTGACCATAGCCAGACACCAAAAGTGCAATAA
- the eno gene encoding phosphopyruvate hydratase — MSKIVKVIGREIIDSRGNPTVEAEVHLEGGFVGLAAAPSGASTGSREALELRDGDKSRFLGKGVLKAVAAVNGPIAEALIGQNAKDQANIDKIMIDLDGTENKSKFGANAILAVSLANAKAAAAAKGMPLYEHISDLNGTHGQYSMPLPMMNIINGGEHADNNVDIQEFMIQPVGAATLKEAVRMGSEIFHHLAKVLKAKGMNTAVGDEGGYAPNLESNAAALAAIKEAVEQAGYVLGKDVTLAMDCAASEFYNKETGNYELKGEGKTFTSQEFTHYLEGLTKEYPIVSIEDGLNESDWDGFAYQTKVLGDKIQLVGDDLFVTNTKILKEGIDKGIANSILIKFNQIGTLTETLAAIKMAKDAGYTAVISHRSGETEDATIADLAVGTAAGQIKTGSMSRSDRVAKYNQLIRIEEALGNRAPFKGLKEVKGQA, encoded by the coding sequence ATGTCCAAAATCGTTAAAGTGATCGGTCGTGAAATCATTGATTCTCGTGGTAACCCAACTGTAGAAGCTGAAGTTCACTTAGAAGGTGGTTTTGTTGGTTTAGCAGCTGCTCCATCTGGTGCATCTACAGGTTCACGTGAAGCACTAGAACTGCGTGATGGTGATAAATCACGTTTTCTAGGTAAAGGCGTTCTTAAAGCAGTTGCAGCCGTTAATGGTCCAATTGCTGAAGCGCTGATCGGTCAAAACGCAAAAGACCAAGCTAACATCGATAAGATCATGATTGATCTTGATGGTACTGAAAACAAATCTAAATTTGGTGCAAATGCGATTCTTGCTGTGTCTTTGGCAAATGCTAAAGCAGCAGCAGCGGCAAAAGGTATGCCTCTTTATGAGCATATCTCTGACCTAAATGGTACTCATGGTCAATATTCAATGCCTCTACCAATGATGAACATCATCAATGGTGGTGAACACGCAGATAACAACGTTGATATCCAAGAATTCATGATCCAACCAGTTGGTGCTGCTACTTTGAAAGAAGCTGTGCGTATGGGTTCTGAAATCTTCCATCACCTAGCTAAAGTTCTGAAAGCAAAAGGCATGAACACTGCTGTTGGTGATGAAGGTGGTTATGCGCCAAACCTAGAATCAAATGCTGCGGCTCTGGCTGCAATCAAAGAAGCTGTTGAACAAGCAGGTTATGTTTTAGGTAAAGATGTTACTCTAGCGATGGACTGTGCAGCTTCTGAGTTCTATAACAAAGAAACTGGTAACTATGAACTGAAAGGTGAAGGTAAAACCTTTACTTCTCAAGAGTTCACTCATTACCTAGAAGGTTTGACTAAAGAATATCCAATCGTTTCTATCGAAGATGGTCTGAATGAATCTGACTGGGACGGTTTTGCATACCAAACTAAAGTTCTAGGCGATAAAATTCAGTTGGTTGGTGATGACTTATTCGTTACTAACACCAAAATCCTGAAAGAAGGTATTGATAAAGGTATTGCTAACTCAATCCTGATCAAATTTAACCAAATCGGTACACTGACTGAAACATTAGCTGCAATCAAAATGGCGAAAGATGCAGGTTATACTGCTGTTATCTCTCACCGTTCAGGTGAAACTGAAGATGCAACTATTGCAGACTTAGCAGTTGGTACTGCGGCTGGTCAAATCAAAACTGGTTCTATGAGCCGTTCTGACCGTGTTGCTAAATACAACCAATTGATCCGTATTGAAGAAGCACTGGGTAACCGTGCACCATTCAAAGGTCTGAAAGAAGTTAAAGGTCAAGCATAA
- a CDS encoding sel1 repeat family protein: protein MMKRILLFITIETFMMAASAQNANINAPSIPIVRERLFNIDYTETELRYDPDLPKRAPRPKTQQQVVELYYRALADNQEDDNYLMHSFFSVGCSDTKGHQYHAGSAKEECVIANFFLKRVLKINPNNGLALLTKGFYHHDFGGVEENMQKAISYYEKAYHLYGNRVLAAGSNLYGIYMHGSGGIPQDLKKAKYYLTHVAEDNPRGKAAYYLKNFDTFVDLIKISNDGDRCYEQAPNNRDWIKKCIDEVERKTEEYQKKHQGTQKETDANG from the coding sequence ATGATGAAGCGTATTTTACTGTTCATCACCATAGAGACCTTTATGATGGCTGCATCTGCACAGAATGCCAATATCAATGCCCCTTCCATTCCAATAGTCAGAGAGCGGTTATTCAATATCGATTACACTGAAACTGAACTGCGTTATGATCCCGATTTACCTAAACGCGCTCCCCGCCCAAAGACGCAACAACAGGTTGTTGAGCTCTATTACAGAGCATTAGCCGACAATCAAGAAGATGATAATTACCTGATGCACTCGTTTTTTAGTGTGGGTTGTTCAGACACCAAAGGCCACCAATATCATGCCGGAAGTGCGAAGGAAGAATGTGTGATTGCCAACTTTTTCTTAAAGAGAGTGCTCAAGATTAATCCCAATAATGGCTTGGCGCTATTAACTAAGGGTTTCTACCATCATGATTTTGGTGGTGTTGAGGAAAACATGCAAAAGGCTATCTCCTACTATGAGAAAGCCTATCATCTTTATGGTAATCGCGTGCTTGCGGCGGGAAGTAACCTTTATGGTATTTATATGCATGGATCTGGTGGTATTCCACAAGATTTAAAAAAGGCCAAATATTATTTAACTCACGTTGCCGAAGATAATCCTCGAGGAAAAGCAGCCTATTACCTCAAAAATTTTGATACTTTTGTCGATTTGATCAAAATATCGAATGACGGAGATAGATGTTACGAACAAGCTCCCAATAATCGAGACTGGATAAAAAAATGTATTGATGAAGTTGAGAGAAAAACAGAAGAATATCAAAAAAAACATCAAGGAACTCAAAAAGAAACTGATGCAAATGGTTAA
- a CDS encoding DASS family sodium-coupled anion symporter has protein sequence MDASESLKPSVSPTPSNVRGWIILAVDIVLLILLLKYLPFDDKANAGLALMVFIGVLWLTEAIHVTITALCIPVLAVGLGLLNTGEALKSFANPIIFLFFGGFALATALHIQGLDRLIANRLLMIARGRLFVAVLLLFGVTAALSMWISNTATAAMMLPLVLGILSNLDVRHERNTFVFVLLGVAYSASIGGLGTIIGSPPNAIAAAAIGLDFLSWMKYGIPIMLVLLPMMFVLMYMMLRPNLKHQFELKLEQVHWNGKRITTMVIFLLAVICWISSTFISGALGGVKDLDTLIAVSAAILICVSGVASWSQIQKNTEWGVLMLFGGGLTLSAILSSSGASKIMADWMQMTFGQSHWFVIILAVTTFIIILTEFTSNTASAALLVPIFATVAEALGMPVIVLTMIIGIGASCAFMLPVATPPNAIVFGSGYIRQIEMVRVGAVLNVACIIVISLFAWFVWR, from the coding sequence ATGGATGCCTCTGAATCCCTTAAACCTTCAGTATCCCCAACACCTTCCAATGTGAGAGGCTGGATAATTTTAGCCGTTGATATTGTTCTACTTATTTTGTTATTAAAATATTTACCTTTTGATGATAAAGCGAATGCCGGTTTAGCCTTGATGGTTTTTATTGGCGTCCTTTGGTTAACTGAAGCCATACATGTCACCATTACTGCCTTATGTATTCCTGTTTTGGCTGTTGGGCTAGGATTACTGAATACGGGAGAAGCATTAAAATCTTTTGCAAATCCAATTATTTTTCTGTTCTTTGGTGGTTTTGCTTTAGCAACTGCATTGCATATTCAAGGGCTTGATCGATTAATTGCCAATCGTTTACTGATGATAGCGCGAGGGCGTCTATTTGTTGCCGTTTTACTGTTGTTTGGGGTAACCGCTGCTTTATCAATGTGGATCAGTAATACTGCAACAGCAGCAATGATGTTACCGCTAGTGTTAGGTATTTTATCTAATTTAGATGTTCGTCATGAGCGTAATACATTTGTTTTTGTTTTGCTTGGCGTTGCTTATAGCGCAAGCATTGGTGGTTTAGGAACCATTATTGGAAGCCCGCCTAATGCAATTGCAGCCGCTGCAATTGGTTTAGATTTTCTATCATGGATGAAATATGGCATTCCAATCATGTTGGTATTATTGCCCATGATGTTTGTGCTGATGTATATGATGTTACGTCCTAACTTAAAGCATCAATTTGAATTAAAGTTAGAACAAGTTCACTGGAACGGTAAACGTATTACCACAATGGTGATCTTTCTATTAGCCGTTATTTGTTGGATCAGCAGTACATTTATTAGTGGTGCTCTTGGTGGAGTGAAAGATCTCGATACGTTAATCGCTGTAAGTGCTGCTATTTTAATTTGTGTGAGTGGTGTTGCGAGTTGGTCTCAAATTCAGAAAAACACAGAATGGGGCGTTTTGATGCTGTTTGGTGGTGGATTGACATTAAGCGCCATTTTAAGCTCATCGGGTGCAAGTAAAATTATGGCGGATTGGATGCAAATGACATTTGGACAAAGCCATTGGTTTGTCATCATTTTGGCCGTCACCACGTTTATTATTATTCTGACTGAATTTACCAGTAATACTGCTAGTGCGGCTTTATTAGTGCCTATTTTTGCCACAGTAGCTGAAGCATTGGGAATGCCTGTTATTGTATTAACCATGATCATTGGTATCGGCGCTTCCTGCGCTTTTATGCTACCGGTTGCCACTCCACCCAACGCCATTGTTTTTGGTTCAGGGTATATTCGGCAAATCGAGATGGTGAGGGTTGGTGCAGTACTTAATGTTGCCTGTATTATTGTTATTTCGCTATTTGCTTGGTTTGTTTGGAGATAA
- a CDS encoding filamentous hemagglutinin N-terminal domain-containing protein, producing the protein MKLLYITSLLLLTSHPILAQENPVLSKAKIIDISAPLENHISFNTFENLSSNEHGLIFNNDIKTNGNLGGKTAQLILAEVTGSEATKIQGILGIKGKMANLVIANPNGISWSNGSVSNINSLSLVAGNFEKQFIKDKQKPNKLLPKPLKDYSQLKFTVQPGSLVTIAQQQTQTAPIQLSKINVFADRIKLENAVNITAAVQNYLSTSGNASISIRDGLLNSGAKYKTDIPYLQGSHFELSKNGQLTGRSVTLESYQYQCKDSFMCPSNKIDIQGLIKTMSFSLQGNSHLSVTGKLALGLNQQVLTNETQHPK; encoded by the coding sequence ATGAAATTACTCTACATAACTTCCCTACTTTTACTCACTTCTCACCCAATACTTGCTCAAGAAAACCCAGTACTTAGTAAAGCAAAAATTATTGATATTTCCGCCCCGCTTGAAAATCACATCTCGTTTAATACGTTTGAAAACTTATCTTCCAATGAACATGGGCTGATATTTAACAATGATATTAAAACGAATGGCAATTTAGGCGGTAAAACGGCACAGCTTATCCTTGCAGAAGTGACAGGCTCTGAGGCGACTAAAATTCAAGGAATATTGGGAATCAAAGGAAAAATGGCGAACTTAGTGATCGCTAATCCTAATGGTATTTCGTGGAGCAATGGCTCAGTAAGTAATATTAATAGCTTGTCATTAGTGGCAGGTAACTTTGAAAAACAGTTTATTAAAGATAAGCAAAAACCAAATAAACTCCTACCTAAACCACTCAAAGATTATTCACAACTCAAATTTACCGTCCAACCTGGAAGCCTTGTGACAATAGCTCAGCAGCAAACTCAGACTGCGCCAATTCAACTTTCAAAAATAAATGTATTTGCAGATCGCATTAAATTAGAGAATGCAGTTAACATTACCGCAGCTGTACAAAATTACCTCAGCACATCAGGCAATGCTTCAATATCTATCCGAGATGGCCTATTAAATTCCGGTGCAAAATACAAAACAGATATTCCTTACCTACAGGGTAGTCATTTTGAATTGAGCAAAAATGGCCAATTAACAGGCCGTTCTGTCACATTAGAAAGTTACCAATACCAATGTAAAGACAGCTTTATGTGTCCATCAAATAAAATTGACATTCAAGGTCTTATCAAAACAATGAGTTTTTCATTACAAGGTAACAGTCATCTTTCAGTAACCGGAAAGCTCGCTCTTGGTCTTAATCAGCAAGTATTAACTAATGAAACGCAACATCCAAAATAA
- the pyrG gene encoding glutamine hydrolyzing CTP synthase — MKTNYIFVTGGVVSSLGKGIAAASLAAILEARGLNVTIMKLDPYINVDPGTMSPTQHGEVFVTEDGAETDLDLGHYERFIRTKMTRRNNFTTGRVYSEVLRKERRGDYLGATIQVIPHITNEIKDRIIRGGEGHDVVLVEVGGTVGDIESLPFLEAIRQMAAEVGRERTLYLHLTLVPYLAAAGEVKTKPTQHSVKELLSIGIQPDVLICRSDRVIPANERAKIALFCNVPEKAVISLKDVDSIYKIPGMLKSQGLDEYICKRFNLDCREADLSEWEQVIYEEANPTGEVTIGMVGKYVELPDAYKSVIEALKHGGLKNRLTVNIKLIDSQDVETRGVDVLKGLDAILVPGGFGERGIEGKIMTARYARENKIPYLGICLGMQVALIEFARNVANMADANSTEFAPDCKYPVVALITEWRDEDGNVEVRTEESDLGGTMRVGGQPCHLVKNSLVRDMYGSDTIIERHRHRYEVNNLLLKRIEEAGLKIVGRSVDNKLVEIIENPNHPWFVACQFHPEFTSTPRDGHPLFAGFVKAAGSYQKGELK, encoded by the coding sequence ATGAAAACTAATTATATATTTGTGACCGGCGGGGTCGTATCCTCTCTGGGTAAAGGCATTGCCGCAGCCTCATTGGCGGCTATCCTCGAAGCCCGTGGACTCAATGTCACCATTATGAAACTGGACCCGTATATCAACGTTGATCCAGGTACAATGAGCCCAACCCAACATGGGGAAGTTTTCGTAACAGAAGACGGCGCTGAGACTGACTTAGATCTCGGCCATTACGAGCGCTTCATTCGTACTAAAATGACACGCCGTAATAACTTCACTACGGGTCGAGTTTACTCAGAAGTGTTACGCAAAGAGCGTCGTGGTGATTATCTAGGCGCTACTATTCAAGTTATCCCTCATATCACTAATGAAATCAAAGATCGCATCATCCGTGGTGGTGAAGGTCATGATGTCGTCCTTGTTGAGGTCGGCGGTACTGTTGGTGATATTGAATCACTACCTTTCCTTGAAGCTATTCGTCAAATGGCTGCGGAAGTTGGTCGTGAACGCACGTTATATCTACATTTAACGCTGGTGCCATACTTAGCAGCAGCAGGTGAAGTGAAAACTAAGCCAACACAGCATTCAGTTAAAGAATTATTATCTATTGGTATTCAGCCTGATGTGTTGATTTGCCGTTCTGATCGCGTTATTCCTGCCAATGAGCGTGCTAAAATAGCACTCTTTTGTAATGTGCCAGAAAAAGCCGTTATTTCACTGAAAGATGTTGATTCGATTTACAAAATTCCAGGCATGTTAAAATCACAAGGTTTGGATGAATATATCTGTAAACGTTTCAACTTAGATTGCCGTGAAGCCGATCTTTCAGAGTGGGAACAAGTGATTTATGAAGAAGCCAATCCGACAGGTGAAGTCACTATCGGTATGGTAGGTAAATATGTTGAATTACCTGATGCTTATAAATCAGTTATTGAAGCATTAAAGCATGGCGGATTAAAAAATCGTCTGACTGTGAATATCAAATTGATTGATTCACAAGATGTTGAAACTCGCGGTGTTGATGTGCTAAAAGGTCTGGATGCTATCCTTGTTCCGGGTGGTTTTGGTGAGCGCGGTATTGAAGGCAAAATTATGACCGCTCGCTATGCCCGTGAAAACAAAATTCCTTACTTGGGTATTTGTTTAGGTATGCAGGTTGCATTAATTGAGTTTGCACGTAATGTCGCCAATATGGCTGATGCTAACTCCACTGAATTCGCACCAGATTGTAAATATCCAGTTGTCGCACTTATCACCGAATGGCGTGATGAAGATGGCAATGTTGAAGTTCGCACTGAAGAGAGCGATCTTGGTGGTACTATGCGTGTTGGTGGCCAACCATGCCATCTTGTTAAAAACAGCTTAGTTCGTGACATGTATGGTTCAGATACAATTATCGAACGCCATCGTCATCGTTATGAAGTGAATAATTTATTGCTAAAACGCATTGAAGAAGCAGGCCTAAAAATTGTAGGTCGTTCAGTTGATAATAAACTGGTCGAAATTATCGAAAACCCAAATCATCCTTGGTTTGTGGCGTGCCAGTTCCATCCTGAATTCACTTCAACCCCAAGAGACGGTCATCCGTTGTTTGCAGGTTTTGTTAAAGCCGCTGGTAGCTACCAGAAAGGTGAGTTGAAATAA